AaggaaaatcaggaaattaatCAGCCCGCCTAATTTCAGAAGTCCAACCATGATGTTCACACACTGCCTGGCTTTCCCAAACGACGCCAAGTGACGGTTTCGAAATAGGTCGTAGCAGCGCTCTTCTAGCCACGTCCCGCCAATCGTACACACAGCATACCACAGCTTCTGATTCTTACTCGGCGGCTGGTACCTCAGCTTCGGGGAAAAATCGTTTTTGTACTGAATATTCAAAACAGACTGTCCCACGGTGGCATTTTTAGAGTAGATGGTGAATCGCCACAAGAAAAGCCACAGGAGCGCTTTCACCTCTGGTTCAAAGTGCGCTAACAGTCCTGGCTTAAACCCGTGAAAGCACTGAGTAAACTGGGCCCAAACCAGCTGCTCCAGGGCCTTGTTGAGTTCAAGGGCATCCAACTGACTTATTCTTAGCACTCTGTCTGTcctctttgtcttctcttctctggaaGCCATGTCTTCTCGGAAGGTCTCTGGGGATAAAGTACAATTAGGGAACATCAAACATCTGTAAGCTTGTACCATCTTCTCAACTTATGGGTCTGAAACTGTGATACGCAACTGACCAGGGCACACAGAAGACAGAGCGGGCAGGAGGTGTCAAATAGCATCGAACAATCACCTCCTACATGGaaccttttccttctcctctctctcctccctccctcctttcttttctttgttatttatttatttatttatttatttatttatttatttatttatttatttaatttatttaggcCCTCCTCATCAAAGGAATAACAGGTTGTAGCAAGTTGTACCCTCTTCCCACAAATTATCTCCAAGTAATCCTCCTTGGTCATTTTAGCAGGGAGATCATAAAATCCGGGGCTAACAGGAATGAAGCTAAATAATAGCATGACTAATGGAGAAACACATGAACTTAATAAATACAGTGAACTCTATGGAACATTCCAGCGGATGGTAAGTCAAGAC
Above is a window of Canis lupus familiaris isolate Mischka breed German Shepherd chromosome 29, alternate assembly UU_Cfam_GSD_1.0, whole genome shotgun sequence DNA encoding:
- the PEX2 gene encoding peroxisome biogenesis factor 2, producing the protein MASREEKTKRTDRVLRISQLDALELNKALEQLVWAQFTQCFHGFKPGLLAHFEPEVKALLWLFLWRFTIYSKNATVGQSVLNIQYKNDFSPKLRYQPPSKNQKLWYAVCTIGGTWLEERCYDLFRNRHLASFGKARQCVNIMVGLLKLGGLINFLIFLQRGKFATLTERLLGIRSVFCKPQNVREVGFEYMNRELLWHGFAEFLIFLLPLINIQKLKAKLSSWCIPLTGAPTSDNTLATSGKQCSLCGEWPTMPHTIGCEHIFCYYCVKSSFLFDMYFTCPKCGTEVQSLQPLKSGIEMSEVNAL